Genomic window (Syngnathus scovelli strain Florida chromosome 14, RoL_Ssco_1.2, whole genome shotgun sequence):
TAACCTACTTGCAAATCTCCTTAGCAACGCTCCTTGGATACCGTCAAGTGGAGTCAGGAAGCGTGCGTCTCGAAGCGGAAAtaccaaaaacaacaacaacaataaaattgTCACCGCATCAAATGTGTGCTGTTCAAAGGTAATTTTATGGACGTCGTGTGATTTTAAATGTACTTCGTTTGGGCTTTGCCGTGTGCTTTCGTCTTGTGTTTACCCTACCGAGCGGCACACAACGCTGCCACCATATTTAGGCGGGCGAGCATCGAAGCTAACGTAGCTTTGTTGCTTGTACAGCCGCGTTAGCCAAGCTAGCTAGGTGGCGAGTTTAGAGTGCTCGCTTCTTTTAAAGTCATCAAAAGCATATTTGCTCACACAAAGTTATCACGCAATACTGGCATTGTCAGCACAGTTGTTCGTTTCCCTGGTCGCTTGAGCTTGGTTTACCATCTAGTTGGCGTTAGCAAACTGTTGCACTTTGGCTAAATTGCTAGCATGTTAGCGACTCGTTGTAACAACACTTTTAGTTACTTCAAAATATAAACTGCCACGGCAAGTGGCAGTAGGTCGTAGCATCCATACGTCCAGGCAGTCGTttggcataaataaataattacaacAACACTGGAAGCCAACAGAATATTCTGCAAAGACTCAAGGTCTTGTCAATTTCGTTTGGATTCATTCACTTATGTTTTTGTGTTCGGGTTAAAGCAAAAGTTCCTTTTTGAGAGATGTAATGCTTTGCAAGCGTCGTATAAGCAGACACAGATCTTTTGTGTtctcttgtttatttattatttattcatcgctcttatttgttcattgtttgtgccttctgtttttacttttcgtgctgtttacttgtatgtatattgtgtaatatgtcttgtcaccgtgggatagtgggaaacgtaatttcgatctctttgtgtgtcttgacatgtgaagaaatttaaaataaagcagactttgacttttttgactTTGTAATGTTACATGATtgttatatatttgtgtgtgtgtgatttcccCAGCAGGGTGGAAGTGTGACGAGCTGTCGGACAATGAGGATATGAGTGTGCCTTCTAGAGCAGCGGCAAGCAAAGCGGACAAAGCAGGAAGTTCCCACAAGAATGGCAAGTTGAAGACCAGTATTCCGCATTCGCAACTCCGTAAGAAGGAAAACCTTTTACAGTCTTCAAGTGGTATAAAATGTGCTGATGTTTCGGTGACGTTGCTCAGAATTCCAGGACAGTGCTTTGTCTCCGGCGCTCGCCCTGTTTCCCACGAACACCGCCGAAGAAGCCAGTGTGACGGAAGACTCTCTTTTCCAGAAAAGTGAGGCGGAATTTTTGCctttgaggtaaaaaaaaaaatgtttactaactttttgttgttctttgtAAATGTGTTACTTTTGACCTTGACGTCAGAGAATGATTAGTCAGAATTGTCATTATTTCTGCATTTGATTAAATTTTTCAGCGCAAGTCTCGACTTTTCTGCAAGACACGACTCTGATGAGGGCTCCTTGTCTCAGCACCCTTTAGCCCAGGAGACCCTGACCTCCGAAGGCGAGAGTACTTTAATGCAGCGGGAAGCGGACACCGTCGGCGCCAAGGTGTTGTATGGAGAGCTGCTGTCCCAGAGCAACACGTCCACTTCGCAAATGTCCCAAAGCAAGACCAGCGCCCCGGGATCAGAGCGTGACGGTGCCGAGACGTCCTGCCTGGGTGTTCACGATGCCAAGCCCTCCAGCGACCTGTCGCTGGATTCGGGGGTGACGGCTGATTCCAAGCTGGGAGCTTCGACTTCTGTTGTCAGTTTGGAGGTGGACGACTACGCTCCCTGCTGGACCTCACCGTCCAAACAGGCAGAGCTCAACATCGAAGACAGGATTCCAGTACGTGAAAAAACCTAAACCGCTGTTCTCTCAACAATGTTAGCCCAGCAGTGGAGGGGGCAGGGTAATTTGCATAAGCACCGAGAGAATTCTGACACACGCTTCGTTTCCCTTTCCTAGTTGTATCTCCAAAACCTTGGTATTGATCAGTCGCCCGCCGACATCTTGACCCCGTTTGCACCCAGGGGACCGATCAGGGAGCCCGAATTCTCACCCACTGATCTCAGCACCATCAAGGATTCTGCCGGGGGGACGCCGATGAAGAGCGTCACATCATCAGAAGGTAAAGCACCTTGAACGAACTCACGTACATGAAAGGATTACTTTCAATCAATATTTCTAAGGTCCCTATGTAGATCATGCAACATTCTTCATCGTTAACAACTTCTCATTATTTTATTCCAGCTGGCAGCCCTCTGAGAGCAGAGATTTcccaatccagtacattgttATCATTCAGCCAGGACGCTTTCCAGGAAGTGCCATCACTTGTGGGACAGACCGTGacatcatcaccaccaccaacCAACATCCATCAGCTTGCCCCCGGTTCCCACAAAGACCCCCGTCGTGATATTTCAGGTCCCCGAGCTCGCTCCTCGCTCTTCGTGCTCCGATCGCCGTCTTGTTTGGAGAAACCCCAAGAAAGTCCCGCCCAGCCGGCCCGCGTGAGCTCCCTCACCATCGTGCCGCCCGCCGTCGCCATCCAGGACAGGTTTTcgcctcgacgggctgagccggAAGGCTGCAGCGCCGCCTGTCAGTCGCCTCTCGCCGTCAGACCATCGCCGGCTGTGGACGAGCAGGAGCCCATCGCTCTTCCTGCACACCCGCCTGATGAGCGGGACGAGGCTTTGCTGCCGGACGATCTCGAGCCGCTTCCTGAAGACTCGGAGGATCAGTCGGCAATGAGCGACGACAGCGCTCAGAGTTCGCTAACGGTTAGGGTGGCCAAGCTTCTGCGGAGTGGGTCGCAGGCTGAACACATCTCGGACCAGGCGGACCCAAATCACAAAAGTGAGACTCTTTGTCTGCTGTCGCAAGAGTTCGCTTTGTGTAGCTCCCTGAgcactccagttttttttctatcacAAATTTGCAGAGCACTTCATCTTGAGTCTGTCGGAAGGCCGCTTCGACTCGTTGGAGTTGGACCAAGAGGATCGACGACGCATTGAAGAGATCAAGGCGACGATGCTCTCCAACCACTTTGTCACGGTGAGGAGGAACGAAGCTTGTGACAAAACAttggaatttgaccatcaggcttACAAACTCATAGGCATAAAAATGTGGGACTTTAACAAGTTGATCATTTTGAGGCTGCCGTAAAACGACAGCCACAAATTCTCAAATAAAAGGGCTTGTAATTACTCTTAGTTGCCACAAGGTGAGAGCAAAGTGCAAAGAACCTTTATAGAACATAAAGAGGCCTTTATGTTGCAAAGGTATTTGGTTGGTAAACTCACCTTTTGGCGTTTACGTGCCACACATTTTTAATGGTACACATTTATATTGTTATCTTTGTGTCACTTTGACATGCAAATCAGGTCAGCGATGTCATCCACGCTGTCTCAGGTAAAGTTTGAGAGTGGCGTTTACAAACTGCAGTGTGGCCGAACGCATCCCTCCGTGGTGCTTTATGACATCACCACCTTGTGCCCCCCCCCAGAGCGAGAGCAGCACAGACACAGAGAGCACGGCGGCATCTAGTGTGGCGGCGGCACGGACTCCGCTTTTGGACCTAGCAGGCACGTGGGCGCCTTCCTTCTTCACGGACGCCGAGCAATCTGTCCCGCAAGGTCGTGGGCGCGACGGCGTCAAGGCGCACACGTCCATCACCATTGCCGCCCATAAGCGCCCCGCTGcctcctccccgctgccgcctgAGCACCTCCCGCCGGCCCAGCTGGACATGAGGTTCGTATGTAAAGATGCAACTGAACGGGGAATGTTTGCGCCACCTCATTTCGACGCGTAATCTACGTAGGAATGGTGTGGACAGGAAGTCACCGTTGGCGGTAGACGGAAGCCAGAATGCGATCAAAGCGGAGTCGAGCACTGGCCTGGAAGAGCGGGACGGCAAGGAGGAGATGTCCCGGAAGCGGCACATGGCGGAGGACACCACCATCCCCTTCGCTCATGTGTCGCGCGCCCACCTCACCTTCTCGCCAAAAGCGCCCGAGGCAGCCCCCCGTGccgcctcttcctcctcctcctcagcagAGCTCCCCGGCAACAAGTTTGTTCCGCTGAGGCGCTCCTCACCTGCCGTCAGCAGCACAGACGAGGGCGTCGGCCCGTGCAGCCCCCCGCCCAAGTGGGATGAACGCAGACGCCAGACATCTGCTCTACATGCCCCACCTCCTCCtcattgtcatcatcttcatcctccTGCTCACTCTGTCACTACCAACGCCATGAGGAGCTACTCACCTGAAACACCAGGTAGGAGAGCGTCGTCATCACCTTTTTGACAGGATTGTCATTTCTTGTCCAAAGTTGTTCACACACTTGtatcaacacttttttttaattggagcGCACATGAGGAGTAGTGGTTCCCAGAATGAGTACGTGTAATTTGCTGATCATTGCCTAATCAACCATTTGTTGTCCAAGTCAGGGACGAGTGCGCCCCGCGTGCGTCGGCGCCGGCGCTGCAGCCGTACAAGCCCCGCAGTGCCGACCAGCTCTTCTTCATGCCTCAGGCGGATGCCGACGCCTCATCCTCGTGCACCACCATGGAGAGCTCGCGCACAGGTAAGCCAACGCGCAACAAACCGTCAATATTTCATCAACGGGATCAGCTTGTCGGAGCTCTTCTTTTCAGTTCTCTTTGTCGTTGGGTGTTGGTTTTCATATTTCTCCAACAAAATCTTCACTACTTGTAAAATTAATTCACTATGCTGTGACTGAACTAAAAATATTAagaattattttaatattaaaagaaacaatttttcatgtatttagtccttttttaaattattaatttCGGTAGtgcattatttacatttcatttttaatataaTGTTTTAAACGTATTTaaaatttaatatatatataataaataaaaaatataaaatgtatttcttttttatatgtatgtatatatatatatatttttttttttagcatgatgTGAGCAGGCCCATCTGTCTGTTTTATAAAACAAAGTGTCCATTTGGCAGCTGCCGCTTTGTCATGGGCACTGCTACATTATTGATGCGCTATACAAAGGGTGTAAAACGAAGAACCTCCTACAACCCcctcctaaccctaacaccaccaccaccacaaataTCACCTGTGAGTTCTCTTCGGCAGGTTTTGACGACGCAGTGCCTCCGCTGTTCAGCCCCGAGGTTCTGGGCCAGCAGGACCCAGGCCTGGATCGCGGCGTCACCATTAAGCACGCTGAGGGCATCTATAGCAAGAGGCGCAATAACGCACGCACCACCACACAGCCGCCGCCTCAGCACCCAGGTCAGCTGGCAAGGCCACACACACTAAGATTACAACAGTAAGATCACAGTGggagtttgtgtttgtttgtgccaCTAGGTGGCGCAGTGGCGTCAAATGAAGGATTTCCTCATGCAAgccagcgcaacagtgccatgaTAGAATGCCTCAGAGCGGGAGTTGGAGTCCCGCATGAAATGGACCAATCGCCACTAGTGCCCACATGTAGGGAGGCGTGGCTACTGGAGCAACTGCAGCGCCTATCTGATCTCATCCTTTCCACTGGAGGCGCCGATGTGCCACCTGCGAGGATGTTTTACGGCAGGACTGAGGTGAAGTGTCAACACATCTTTTTAGCAAATGGAATCAGAGTCCTGAAAGAACACTctaaaatcctttttttttttttcttcttcaaaattAAGATTATTTTTGTTCTAATCACTTTTTGGGTATTGTAACTATCATAGTGCAATCGTTGTGGTTCCCATTGTGGTGGTGACACTTGTTGGTCAGCAACTCTTTCTTGTTTTGTCGGCAGGCTTGGCCGCAGCGGCCGCGCAGTGCCTGTGCTCTTTGTCCTGCCGACAGAGACGAGTCCAGCACCACTACATCCACGCTGGACACGGATCGCCTCATCCGGGCCTTTGGCGCCCACCGCATCCAAAGCGCCAAGACCTCCAAGAGCTCTGGCCGCCTCCACAAACTCTATAGGGACGTGGCCAAGCAGCGGGAGCAGTGGGAGGGGCGGAGCTTCAACACCACTCACTTAGAAACCACCGGCACTGACCCATCCAACGTACGTTTACTATTTGGTTGAaactattataattatttttattatttaatttctacagtgtttccatttttttgcatttttttatccATAAATCACAATTTTTGTCTTCAATCATAACGTTCAGCAAAAGTCAATAGCAAAGTTTTGCTGAGAGTGGAGTGAAGTTGTGTTCAGGTTAAATGTTGTTGCATTCGGCAGGTGACGGGCGAGTCGTCGTCGACGGGCTCCTACGCAAAGACACCGCAGCGCAAAACCTCCAAGAAGCCCGTCAGCAGAGACATCCAAGCAGGCAAGCTGCTTTCTAGTTTCACATGCTGCGAAAACACTCATGATCAAACGCAGCCATTTTTATGTTGTCCTCATCAGGCGAGGTGGAGATTGCGTGCAACAACATGCTCCGTCGCACGCGAGATGTGGGAACCATGTTCCCGCCACCGGGGCGAGCGCGTTGGAGCTCGCAAAAAGGTCACATGACCCCCCTCAAGCACAAGAAGACTCGAACGCCACCCAAAGGTGCAGTGAACATttgtgtttattaaaaaaagtttaaattcaTACCAATGGGCTTTTTTTCATCATTGTTGGacaacgtttcagcggtgtggtgGTTCATCCCGTTGGACGACTCATCCAAGGAGAATGAGCCGGACGAGCTGCAAGCGGTGTCACCCGGGCCGAGTACCGTTTGGTACGACCACGCCGTGGCCAAAACGGCAAGAGAACCTCTGAAACCTCGACAACAACTCGACGACGACAATGAAGTCGCTCATCGTGCGTCCTCCACAAGCGACCACCAAGTCACTTCTCTGCAGGTTACGTTTCAAatgaacattttttatttttacttaaaaGTGAAAAATTTCTCTGTTGTATGTTGATGGAAGCCGCATGTTGTTTGTGTTGTCCCCCGCAGGAAGCGCTGGCCATGCGACGGCCTGATTTCATCTTGCACTCACGTCAGCGCGTTCAAATCTTGAGTAGGCGGAAAATCAGCGCAGGACTGCCAGGTAATTATttgctttttgctgcacaactaTACAATTTTTATGTTGTTGGGTCTCAGTGGTGGCGTTTTTGTGCGGATGCAGGCAGCAGCATGCCAAGGAGGGCGGTGCCCAAGAAGGAAATGATGCAGCGCACCAAACAGTAAGGACATCCCTCTGCATGCATTCATTTTGGTGCTTGCTTCTTGAATTGCCATACTGTTTTGTTGTTCAGGCTGTGTGAAGGACTTCCAGAGGTTCTCTGCAAGCTGGAGATGGAGCGAAGGGCCGCGCAACTACGATTAAACCGGCTCAACCTCGAGATCTTCAATAAGGTGGGTCAGGTTCTACAAAAATGTATGTCTTTAGGGCatctaacaaaaaaaatgattgaaaaagattgactttttttgttgtctttCCAGAGAATCAATAAACGTCGCTTGGAGAACCGCAAGACTTTCCAATATGAAAAGCTTTGGTGATTTTAAACATTgggtttttaaaaataacttgtgacaatgatgtcatttttagaaatgttgtaataataaaatattgaaaaagaAATGCGTAGGGTTGGCAAGCCACACTTTATTGATCAGCGGCTTGCGTAAGTATgctacagtacacacacacacacacacatgcacacatgtgaacagctccaaatatttttttttttgttacagctaataacaataaaaatgtcattttggagTTGACACATAGGAAGGCCAAAACATAGTAAGGCCAGAGATTCTTGGGGCAGACTGTGCTACCTTCCaatgaaatcattttaaatattttatggaCAAAGTGCAAACTGCATGAGGACGTCCACTTGGACCTTTCTGGTTGTTGCAACAAAAAGACTGGAGGTGTCACAGAAACGCTGTCAGCTAACACTAACTTTGTTTTGATGCGCTAATGTGCAAACttagcttggaaaaaaaaagatctaaaaaaaaaaaaaaaaaaaatccacatttgtACTCTGGTCTAACAAGCTCACACAATAAGCCAAGAGGTGCAAAAGCTGATGGCCTGCTCCAGGCGAGCATAAGGATGAGAAAGATGAAGAGGAGGCTCAATTACGCAAGAGGAGGCTGTGGACATGGTGGAGCTGACGTTGTGTCAGGAGTACACGGTGGACCTGCTCCTGACCTCGAGGACATGGAACCATCACTCGGCCCACCACGCATGAACCTGCATTCTCTTCCTTGGCCTGAACCACACGCAGGCACATTCAAAGACATCAATTacatgcttttaaaaaaaaaatactttgacaTCGTACATATTTTAAAGGTTATTAAATTTCTGCATGTCTGTTGAAGATGAGACAACAAGGACGACTGACCTTAACGAAGGAGGCGGAGGGAAAAGTGGCAAAGTCGGAAGACACCCTGGCGCCGGGCTGCTGCTTGACGACGTGTTCGGCCACCTCGCCCTGGCACCAAAGCGCAATCTAAGTGTGTGCTCATTTGTTTGCGTGTGCGCCCGTGCTCACCTTGAGCCTGTCGAGTGTGTCTCTCAGCGACTGCAAGCGAGCCGTCTGCTCCAGAAGCTGAGCGCTCGGtgtcactgcaagaaaaaataaatcactacggctttttttttttttaaatgaccataCTATATATAGTGCagctttaaataataaataccatgtaaatttatttatttatttatttatttatttatttatttatttatttatttatttataaatgacCATGTATTGTAAGGATTTAGGGAAACAGCAGCACGACTTGGACTTTGAACCACCGACTTTACTGGTCAGTCTGCTCTACCACCACAGCCACCATACTTTCTTACCAGGACATTTCCCAGTAATGTCGACCACTTTGACGTTAGCGCTCATCTGCAGCAGGGTCTCCAGCAGCTGGTCCGTCTTCCTGTAAAGGGCGCCGGAGAAAGGCGCAGGCCCGTCCCTGGATGGCAGCTTGGTGACCCGCAACGGTGGCAGCGCTGCCAGCTGGCTGCGCATTTTCTCCGCCTGCGGGGGGGGAGAGTTGAGGAGAGTAATGGCTTTTGGGGGCGACGCGGCTGCGGCTTACCTTCAACCAGTTGTTTTGGTTCTTCAACTGCTTGATGCAGAGCCTCTGAGCTTCCAGCTGATGCGTCAACAGCGGTGAGTCCACCACCTGGATGCCCGCGCCCGACAGGTTTGCTATGGGGCGTGACACACAGAATGAGAACAAAACATGTAAATACACTAGACGACAAAAAACGAcgacaacaaaatacaaatcTAAGACAACATGACTATGATCAATAAAAAGCACAAACGGCTGAAAAACAGAAACGAATTAGCGTGCAAAGCGGAAGCAGATGGCATGCAAAAACACTTGCATGCCGCTTGctacctttttgctcctctgcaCATTttgtaagagagagagagagagagagagagagattggaACTGACATTTTTCAAAACACTCCTTGCTTTTTTGTGTAAAACACGTGATTTCTATAAAGGAAATGTTTTCAGTGTTTGTGCAACTGTGGAATGTTGCGTCCTCACCTTCAAGGCCAGGCGGGCCGCTGGCCCTCGGCCCGTCACCGGCTGTCttggcctgtccgccgacacgtTGCTTGAGCTCGGCCTTCTCCGCCTCAAGCTGGTCAATGTCGGCCTGCAGGGCATCCATCGTCTCCTCAAAGTCCctatggacggacggacagcgTGAGGCAGGTGCCGGGCTGCCAGCGCCAAGTCGACTCACTTCTCTTTCTTCTTGAGAAGGTTGTGAGCTTCATCCAGTCGGGTTTGGATTTTTTCCACACGCTCGTCTGCATCTTTGGACGAGCTGTCCAGCTTCTTCTCCAGCAGGCTCAGCCGCACGTTGGCCTCGCTCAGTTCTTCGCCCTGAAAAAGACCAAAGGTGTCAGGGACGCGCAATCAAACGCGTTTACTTTTCCTCAAGATTTCTTTTTCAAccaaattttcttttctttcaaaatGTCTATTCCAAACAAAACTAATTGCTGTCGTTTTCAGGAAGGAATATGTTGCAGTGAGTTAGACGACCGGAGAAGAGTGTGATTGTCTTGACAAGTAATCAATAAGTAGCCATGAGTCACCTTAATCTTGAGTGACTTCTTGAGCTCCTTGATGACCGTCTCTCTGTCCTCCAGCTTCATCCCCAAACCTTCCGCGTCCGTCATTTCCGCACGGAGAGCCGCCGCCCGCAGCTCGACAGGGGGcggagcctaaaaaaaaaaaaaaacaccgggCATCAGCGTCTCGTCTCAACGGAAGCATCCACAGGTGTCAAGTCACCTTGGGGTGAGGCCGCTCGGCGTCGTACTCTCCCTCTTGCATGGCAGTGGCCATCTTGTTCATGGTCGCTATGACAACGCAGCATGACTGACGCAGACACTCGTAGGGGTCGGCGCCCAGACGACCGTAAATCTGAGCAATGGCGATGACACGGCGGCATCAGCGCGCCAACTTGTAACGCATTTTGGGAAGAAGACCGCGGCTGACCTGCTCGGCGGCCTTGAAAGCCACGTCCTCCAGCTTGACGGCCGCCAGCCCCTCCTGCTCGCCCAGTGGCGACATCATCTGAGCGCCGGCCGCCGCCACCTCCTGCAGCAGCGCCACCGCCCATGTCAGCTGCTTGCGGCACTCGCGCAGCGTCTCTGACACCTGCACGCAAACGAAGAAGAACTATGGACACGTTTGGAGGTCCCAAAGCATTTGGCTGAGGGGCGGCGGCTGACCTGCTGACCAAAGGCGAGCGCCGACGGGATGCCGGGCGCGTCGGTGCCAGGCATGCGTCGTCGGATCTTTTTGCAGAACTGCTGCACGTCGCCACAGGACGTCTCCAGGTCCTTGAGCAGTACGGCCAGCTGGGTcttctcctggccggcgtgcaggaAGGCCCGCAGGCGGCCTGCCTCCACCCACATACAGTCTAGCGCGCTCTGCGTGAACTGCACCACAGCGGCGTTAGCGGCGCTAGCCAACCAAGCATACTTTTTGAACTGTTTTGCTCTCACTCTGATGTGGTCGGCCAGCTGCATGGTGCAATCCTCGTCCAGCTCCGCCAGATGGATGCTGTACAGTTGCTGCGGAGACACGGTTACAAGACGACTTTGAAAACAAAGTCCAGATTTCATGACTGTATTGTTTGTCCCCCAACTTGTGTTTTTGGGTTGGCCTCAGAAAAAATGAACTTTCTTATTGAAGTAGCGGTTGACCTTGTTGAAGATTGGAAAAGGCCTTGTTTTGCTCACCTGGTAGTACTTGATGGCCTTGGTGAGCGCCTCCACGTTGACGGTCTCGTCCAGCTGGTCCTTGCTCAGCAGCTCGATGAGGAAGTCCAGCGAGCGCTCGTGGACGCTCATTTCCGGGTAAAGCGAGCCGATCTTCTTGTACACCTCCACGCTGCACTCGCACAGCGCTCTGAACAGAATCCGGAGCTCATTTTGAGGACATGTCGAACCACCAGGAAGACACCTGCGACGTACTGCTCATATTTGTGGAGAGTGGCCTGCAGGAGGCTCAGCGAGTAAACCAGACCGCCGGCGAAGCTCAGCCGCTCGCCAGCTGAGCCGCGCAGTCCCGTTCGCTCGGCACTGTTCTCCTTCAGGTCGAACTTCTCTTGTGCTTGTTTGCTGATCAGCtctgcctacacacacacacacacacacacacacacacacacacacaaacacacacacacacacacacaatgttgaGCGCCACAAATGTAGCTAGAGCAGACAAGGAATCTGATTTGAGGGACCTTGCAGACGAGTCTGGGGATGAGCAGCagcactaggatgcagtcatggTCGCCTCCGTGGCGCAGGAAGGACTCTGGCATGAACGCGGTGAGCAGGGCAACATGCCTGTTGGCCTGCGCCACCTCCATCTTCCTCAGTTCCATCTCCACGGCCTGCAGACACGCCACAACTTCAAATGGGTCGTATTCTCAGTCTAATTGTGTTTTCTTATTGGCCGCGTGTCGGCGACCTTGGCGTGGGCCTTTGTCTCAGCAAACTTGATCTTGAAGTCAAACATCTCGGCGGGCGGCTGCTGCTGGAGCTCGGCCGAAGCTTCCTGCTGGCTGGTCAGCTCTCGGTTGACTTCCTGTGGGCGCCCGCCAGAAGGACCAATCAGGAATCGGCAGCGGTGGCGGAGACAAAGTCTGAAATTGGCACGACCTGCAGGTGAGCAGTGAGCTGGCGGTACTTGCTGATGGTCTGCTGGTAGTCGGCCACCGTCTCCTGTGCAGCCTCCACTCGCTTGTCGGCCTCTCGCACGCGGGTCCCGCTCAGGTCCAGCATCTCCCGCAGCTCTAGCTCCGTCTCGCGGGCGTTCTCCTGCAGCTCGTCGTTCATCTCGTTGATGGCCTCCtgcggaagaaaaaaatattcaagccACAACAAATCCAAACAGGAGGCCTCTTCAGATGTGGAAAACCACAAGCACGCACCAGGTCGCTGACGGTCTCCCTCAGCTCCCGCACTTTCTCCTCCAGATCCAAGTTCCTCTCCGTCAGGGTCTCCACCATCTCCTCCGCTCCCAAAGCTGCATCCACCTGATTTTCATCAACATGATCAATTGTATGAGTTGAATACTGCATTCTTATCATAATAACGCAAAAGTGCTCctcttatatatatatccatccatccattttctgaaccgcttagtccccacgggggtcgcgggcgtgctggagcctatcccagccgtcatcgggcagtaggcgggggacaccctgaactggttgccagccaatcgcagggcacacagagacagacaaccaatcgcactcacactcacacctagggacaatttggagtcttcaatcggcctaccaagcatgtttttggaatgtgggaggaaaccggagtgcccggagaaaacccacgcgggcccggggagaacatgcaaactccacacagggagggccggaggtggaatcgaacccgcaccctcctaactgtgaggcggacgagctacccagtgcgccaccgagccgccttatatatatattttttttaaatattttttatatttttgataATTTATTTCCCTCATGAAACAACCAAGAGTGTTTGCCTGCTCTTTGAGCTCGTCGACGGTCTTCTCAGCCGCCGCCATTTCTTCTTGCAGCTTCTCCTTGTGGGCCCTCAAAGCGTCCAGCTCCACGTTCTTCTTCTCCATTTGCTTCTGCAGTTTGACGTGCTCCTGCTTCTCCGACGCAGACAGATCTCGCATCCTGACATCCAGAAGAAACTAGTAAGTCATGAGTTACTAGTACAAGTTGTGAGCAGGAAGCCCCTTCTATGTACCTGACCAGAGCTTCCTTCAATCTGCCGTTTTGCTCCTCCAGCTGTTTGACGTGATAACTGGACGCAGCGCCATCCGAACCTGGCAGCGACCCAAACAAGACCTCGTTGACAACTCTGTTTCATTTTGTCGCCACATGTGAGGAGAAAGGTGGCGTCCGGACCTTTCTCCTCGATCTCATGCTTGAGGATCTCCAGGTCCATGGTGAGCTCGTCCACCTTCTCCTTCATGGAGTCCACCTCTAGCTGCAAGGACTCGGCGCGCTCCTCGGCCATCTCCTTGTCCAGCGTGGCCATCTCGATGGCGTCGGCCGTGTCTGACATTTCCTCCATGTAGCGCTCCTTGGCTTCCAGGGCTTCC
Coding sequences:
- the alms1 gene encoding serine/arginine repetitive matrix protein 2 isoform X2; the protein is MSVPSRAAASKADKAGSSHKNGKLKTSIPHSQLQFQDSALSPALALFPTNTAEEASVTEDSLFQKSEAEFLPLSASLDFSARHDSDEGSLSQHPLAQETLTSEGESTLMQREADTVGAKVLYGELLSQSNTSTSQMSQSKTSAPGSERDGAETSCLGVHDAKPSSDLSLDSGVTADSKLGASTSVVSLEVDDYAPCWTSPSKQAELNIEDRIPLYLQNLGIDQSPADILTPFAPRGPIREPEFSPTDLSTIKDSAGGTPMKSVTSSEAGSPLRAEISQSSTLLSFSQDAFQEVPSLVGQTVTSSPPPTNIHQLAPGSHKDPRRDISGPRARSSLFVLRSPSCLEKPQESPAQPARVSSLTIVPPAVAIQDRFSPRRAEPEGCSAACQSPLAVRPSPAVDEQEPIALPAHPPDERDEALLPDDLEPLPEDSEDQSAMSDDSAQSSLTVRVAKLLRSGSQAEHISDQADPNHKKHFILSLSEGRFDSLELDQEDRRRIEEIKATMLSNHFVTSESSTDTESTAASSVAAARTPLLDLAGTWAPSFFTDAEQSVPQGRGRDGVKAHTSITIAAHKRPAASSPLPPEHLPPAQLDMRKSPLAVDGSQNAIKAESSTGLEERDGKEEMSRKRHMAEDTTIPFAHVSRAHLTFSPKAPEAAPRAASSSSSSAELPGNKFVPLRRSSPAVSSTDEGVGPCSPPPKWDERRRQTSALHAPPPPHCHHLHPPAHSVTTNAMRSYSPETPVRDECAPRASAPALQPYKPRSADQLFFMPQADADASSSCTTMESSRTGFDDAVPPLFSPEVLGQQDPGLDRGVTIKHAEGIYSKRRNNARTTTQPPPQHPGGAVASNEGFPHASQRNSAMIECLRAGVGVPHEMDQSPLVPTCREAWLLEQLQRLSDLILSTGGADVPPARMFYGRTEAWPQRPRSACALCPADRDESSTTTSTLDTDRLIRAFGAHRIQSAKTSKSSGRLHKLYRDVAKQREQWEGRSFNTTHLETTGTDPSNVTGESSSTGSYAKTPQRKTSKKPVSRDIQAGEVEIACNNMLRRTRDVGTMFPPPGRARWSSQKGHMTPLKHKKTRTPPKAVWWFIPLDDSSKENEPDELQAVSPGPSTVWYDHAVAKTAREPLKPRQQLDDDNEVAHRASSTSDHQVTSLQEALAMRRPDFILHSRQRVQILSRRKISAGLPGSSMPRRAVPKKEMMQRTKQLCEGLPEVLCKLEMERRAAQLRLNRLNLEIFNKRINKRRLENRKTFQYEKLW